From Burkholderia sp. WP9, a single genomic window includes:
- the tssG gene encoding type VI secretion system baseplate subunit TssG, producing MQTAQRRIDPGVVEQLLDEPHRFEFFQAVRILEKWFAQQSPSHAGRPGEIVAQRIAFRNSLSMSFPPSEIHGAQSYDVAGAALKQKTQRTAALEDGSLDKVDITPAFFGLLGGQGALPLHYTEQIVAREQIKRDRAAREFFDVFSNRATALFYAAWKKYRLPFHYELDRDERYLPLLLALAGVADDDTRNSLQSGEGALFDEAIAGYALAARHRPVSAVYLQRTLSEYFKVRVRVEQFVGKWYDVPHDQLTLLGSVNATLGATALAGERVWQRDMRARLVIGPLGKADYEAFLPGADRAVALERMLTLLAGVTLEYEVSLVLRREAVGPSVLSKGARLGWDAFLCTKEADRDRADARYELHVIH from the coding sequence ATGCAAACCGCGCAGCGGCGAATCGATCCTGGCGTAGTCGAGCAGCTTCTCGACGAGCCGCATCGCTTCGAATTCTTTCAGGCGGTGCGAATTCTCGAGAAGTGGTTCGCACAGCAATCGCCTTCCCATGCCGGACGCCCCGGAGAAATCGTCGCGCAGCGAATCGCTTTCCGCAATTCGCTGTCAATGTCGTTTCCACCGAGTGAGATTCACGGCGCGCAGTCTTACGACGTTGCGGGCGCGGCGCTGAAACAGAAAACGCAACGTACCGCCGCGCTCGAAGACGGCTCGCTCGACAAAGTGGATATCACGCCGGCGTTTTTCGGTCTGCTCGGCGGGCAGGGCGCGCTGCCGCTGCATTACACCGAGCAGATCGTCGCGCGCGAGCAGATCAAGCGCGATCGTGCCGCGCGTGAGTTCTTCGACGTGTTTTCGAATCGCGCGACGGCGCTGTTCTACGCGGCGTGGAAAAAATACCGTCTGCCGTTTCATTACGAGCTGGACCGCGACGAACGTTATTTGCCGTTGCTGCTCGCGCTGGCCGGCGTCGCCGACGACGACACGCGCAACAGTCTGCAAAGTGGCGAGGGCGCACTGTTCGACGAAGCCATTGCCGGTTACGCGCTGGCCGCGCGGCATCGTCCGGTGTCGGCGGTTTATTTGCAACGCACGCTGTCGGAGTACTTCAAAGTGCGGGTGCGCGTCGAGCAGTTCGTCGGCAAATGGTACGACGTGCCGCACGATCAGTTGACGTTGCTCGGCAGCGTGAACGCGACGCTCGGCGCGACCGCGCTGGCGGGCGAGCGCGTCTGGCAGCGCGACATGCGTGCGCGGCTCGTGATCGGACCGCTCGGCAAAGCCGACTACGAAGCGTTTCTACCTGGCGCCGATCGCGCGGTGGCGCTCGAACGCATGCTGACATTGCTGGCCGGCGTCACGCTCGAATACGAGGTGTCTTTGGTATTGCGCCGTGAGGCCGTCGGCCCGAGCGTGTTGAGCAAGGGCGCGCGCCTCGGCTGGGACGCGTTCCTGTGCACGAAAGAGGCCGACCGTGATCGCGCGGATGCCCGTTACGAATTGCACGTGATTCACTGA
- the tssF gene encoding type VI secretion system baseplate subunit TssF, whose product MEELLPYYERELSFLRRYSRDFAERYPKIAARLAMSGEHCEDPHVERMIESFALLGARINKKLDDDYPEFTEALLEVLYPHYLRPFPSCSIAQLGTSAALSHLTEPVRVERGTELKSRPIRGVQCRFRTAYDVTLAPIRISEAKYTSVAMAPSATVLPGNATAIVSITFESTAAQLDLSALKLGTLRTHLHGEQSFIAALADCLFVNAMATYVEADRRGVWKQVRESPVVQAGFGEEDALIDYPAKSHPAYRLLTEYFAFPEKFNFADFDLAAMTRASGRCQRVTLHVVLKEVRSDSHVARLLDSLGAHHFRLFCTPVVNLFEQHGEPIRVSHQAISYPVIAEARRAFAYEVYSIDSVKLVRQQAHEESVIEFRPFYSLHHGEAARAGHYWFARRNDWVAQKSPGYETEISIVDIDFEPAAPQTDTLSLDLTCTNRDLPAGLAVGLEGGDLFLEGGSLTGSISMLRRPTPSVRFERGRAAHWRLISHLALNHVSLANSGLSALKEMLVLYDLRRTAVSARHIDGLVGIEQRAAVQWLPGKPFATFVRGIEIRLTIDEEHFVGTSLASFVRVIDTFFGLYVHLNSFVQLVVVSKRTGEEILRCKPRSGESILA is encoded by the coding sequence ATGGAAGAACTGCTGCCGTATTACGAGCGCGAATTGTCATTTCTGCGGCGCTATTCGCGCGACTTCGCCGAACGCTACCCGAAGATCGCGGCGCGTCTGGCCATGTCCGGCGAGCATTGTGAGGACCCACACGTCGAGCGGATGATCGAATCGTTCGCGCTGCTCGGCGCGCGCATCAACAAGAAACTCGACGACGATTACCCCGAATTCACCGAAGCGCTGCTGGAAGTGCTGTATCCGCACTACCTGCGGCCATTTCCGTCGTGCTCGATCGCACAGTTGGGCACGTCCGCCGCGCTGAGTCATTTGACGGAACCCGTACGGGTGGAGCGCGGCACCGAACTCAAGTCACGGCCCATTCGCGGCGTGCAATGCCGGTTCCGTACCGCCTACGACGTGACGCTGGCGCCAATCCGTATTTCGGAGGCGAAATATACCTCGGTGGCGATGGCGCCGAGTGCAACCGTGCTACCAGGCAATGCCACGGCGATCGTGTCGATCACCTTTGAATCGACGGCGGCGCAACTCGATCTGTCCGCGCTTAAACTCGGCACGCTGCGCACGCACCTGCACGGCGAACAGTCCTTTATCGCGGCGCTGGCGGACTGCCTGTTCGTCAACGCCATGGCCACGTATGTCGAGGCGGACCGGCGCGGCGTGTGGAAACAGGTGCGCGAATCGCCGGTCGTGCAGGCGGGTTTCGGCGAAGAAGACGCACTGATCGACTATCCGGCCAAATCGCACCCGGCGTACCGGTTGCTGACCGAGTACTTCGCGTTCCCCGAGAAATTCAATTTCGCCGACTTCGATCTCGCGGCCATGACGCGCGCGAGTGGCCGCTGCCAGCGTGTCACGCTGCACGTGGTGCTCAAGGAAGTGCGCAGCGACTCACACGTGGCGCGTCTGCTGGATTCATTGGGCGCACATCATTTCCGCCTTTTCTGTACGCCCGTGGTGAATCTGTTCGAGCAGCACGGCGAGCCGATTCGCGTCAGCCATCAGGCGATTTCGTATCCGGTAATAGCCGAAGCGCGCCGTGCATTTGCCTACGAGGTCTATTCGATCGATTCGGTGAAGCTCGTCAGGCAGCAGGCGCATGAAGAATCGGTGATCGAATTCCGGCCGTTCTATTCGTTGCATCACGGCGAAGCAGCGCGTGCAGGGCACTACTGGTTCGCCAGACGCAACGATTGGGTCGCGCAGAAAAGCCCCGGCTATGAAACCGAAATCTCGATCGTCGATATCGACTTCGAACCGGCCGCGCCGCAAACCGATACGTTGAGTCTCGATCTGACCTGCACCAATCGCGATCTGCCCGCCGGTCTCGCCGTAGGGCTCGAGGGCGGCGATCTGTTTCTCGAGGGCGGCTCGCTGACCGGCAGCATCTCGATGCTGCGGCGCCCCACGCCGAGCGTGCGTTTCGAGCGCGGGCGCGCCGCGCATTGGCGGCTGATCTCGCATCTGGCGTTGAATCACGTCTCGCTGGCAAACAGCGGTCTGTCGGCGCTCAAGGAAATGCTCGTGCTCTACGATTTGCGGCGCACGGCGGTCTCGGCGCGGCATATCGACGGCCTGGTGGGCATTGAACAGCGCGCAGCCGTGCAATGGCTACCTGGCAAACCGTTTGCCACTTTCGTGCGCGGCATTGAGATTCGTTTGACTATCGACGAAGAACATTTCGTCGGCACGAGTCTCGCGTCATTCGTGCGGGTGATCGACACGTTTTTTGGGCTGTACGTGCATCTGAACAGCTTTGTGCAACTGGTCGTCGTGTCGAAGCGCACCGGCGAGGAGATTCTGCGATGCAAACCGCGCAGCGGCGAATCGATCCTGGCGTAG
- the tssE gene encoding type VI secretion system baseplate subunit TssE, with protein sequence MKRFEPSFLDKLFDDEPHLPASPAMRQLSLDELKSTVARDVEAILNTRIALTEPELAALPECQRSVLTYGLNDFAGLSLASHYDRTFICKSIQQAIARHEPRLQDVAVTLELNEQSTNALNFAIQALLVVHPAEEPVSFDAMLQPSTLQYSVTRARAKL encoded by the coding sequence ATGAAACGTTTCGAACCCAGCTTTCTCGACAAGCTGTTCGACGACGAACCGCATCTGCCGGCTTCTCCGGCGATGCGGCAATTGTCGTTGGACGAATTGAAGAGCACCGTCGCGCGCGACGTCGAGGCGATCCTGAATACGCGCATCGCCCTGACCGAGCCTGAGCTGGCGGCGCTACCGGAATGCCAGCGCTCGGTGCTCACGTACGGTCTGAACGATTTCGCGGGCCTGAGCCTCGCGAGCCATTACGACCGCACGTTCATCTGCAAATCGATTCAACAGGCCATTGCACGGCACGAGCCGCGCTTGCAGGATGTGGCGGTCACGCTCGAATTGAACGAACAATCGACCAACGCGTTGAACTTCGCCATTCAGGCGCTGCTGGTCGTGCATCCGGCGGAAGAACCGGTGAGTTTTGACGCGATGTTGCAACCGTCCACGCTGCAATACTCGGTGACGCGCGCACGCGCGAAGCTGTAG
- a CDS encoding type VI secretion system tube protein Hcp, giving the protein MKDIYLKFGNPAIKGESADKDHAGWIEIDSWSHSITQPRSATASTAGGHTSERCEHADMLFTKDIDVVSPLIYQHASGGTTFDEVTIDFMRSDGEGNRIKYLEVKLKYVIISSVTPSVVGEGLPSEQFSLKYAAVQWKYTQQKIGGNQGGNAQGAWSLTKNDKTYAV; this is encoded by the coding sequence ATGAAGGATATCTATTTAAAATTCGGCAATCCGGCGATCAAAGGCGAATCTGCCGATAAGGATCATGCTGGCTGGATCGAAATTGATTCGTGGAGCCATTCGATCACGCAACCGCGTTCGGCAACGGCTTCAACGGCAGGTGGTCACACCTCCGAGCGCTGCGAACATGCCGACATGCTGTTCACGAAAGACATCGACGTGGTCAGCCCGCTGATTTATCAACATGCGTCGGGCGGCACGACGTTCGACGAAGTCACGATCGACTTCATGCGTTCGGACGGCGAAGGCAATCGCATCAAGTACCTGGAAGTGAAGCTCAAGTACGTGATCATCTCGAGTGTGACGCCGAGCGTGGTGGGCGAAGGCCTGCCGTCCGAGCAGTTCTCGCTGAAATACGCTGCCGTGCAATGGAAGTACACGCAGCAGAAGATCGGCGGCAACCAGGGCGGCAACGCGCAAGGCGCGTGGAGCCTGACGAAGAACGACAAGACGTACGCGGTCTGA
- the tssC gene encoding type VI secretion system contractile sheath large subunit, translating into MNQQTAAAQLATAQGGTESTLLDEIVEKSRVAKSDSEHARAKDLIGELVHQVLDGTVVVSDNLSATIDARVAELDRLISAQLSAVMHAPQFQRMESTWRGLDYLCKESNTGATVKIKALHAPKRDLVRDFKTAIEFDQSALFKKIYEEEFGTFGGSPFGTIIGDFEVTRQPEDVYFIEQMSHVAAAAHAPFIASASPELLGLETFADLGRPRDLGKVFDTVEYAKWKSFRDAEDSRYVGLTLPRFLGRLPFNPKDGATAEGFNFVEDVDGTDHSKYLWCNAAWAFAARLTAAFDDFGWCAAIRGVEGGGLVEDLPTHTFKTDDGEVALKCPTEIAITDRREKELSDLGFIPLVHCKNSDYAAFFAAQSVQKPKKYSTDSANANAVLSAQLQYIFSVSRVAHYLKAMMRDKIGSFASAQNVEVFLNRWISQYVLLDDNATQEQKAQFPLREASIQVSEIPGKPGAYRSVAFLRPHFQLDELSISLRLVADLPKPANS; encoded by the coding sequence ATGAATCAACAAACGGCAGCAGCCCAACTCGCCACCGCGCAAGGCGGTACGGAATCCACGCTGCTCGACGAAATCGTCGAGAAGAGCCGCGTGGCGAAGTCCGATTCCGAACACGCGCGCGCGAAAGACCTGATTGGCGAGCTCGTGCATCAGGTGCTCGACGGTACGGTGGTGGTATCCGACAACCTGTCGGCCACGATCGACGCACGCGTCGCCGAACTCGACCGCCTGATCTCCGCGCAGTTGAGCGCGGTGATGCACGCGCCGCAATTCCAGCGCATGGAAAGCACGTGGCGCGGTCTGGATTACCTGTGCAAGGAAAGCAATACCGGCGCAACGGTCAAGATCAAGGCGCTGCATGCGCCCAAGCGCGACCTGGTGCGCGACTTCAAGACGGCGATCGAATTCGATCAGAGCGCGCTGTTCAAGAAGATCTATGAGGAGGAGTTCGGCACCTTCGGCGGCTCGCCGTTCGGCACGATCATCGGCGACTTTGAAGTGACGCGCCAGCCGGAAGACGTGTATTTCATCGAGCAGATGTCGCACGTCGCGGCAGCCGCGCATGCGCCGTTCATCGCTTCTGCGTCGCCCGAATTGCTGGGCCTCGAAACCTTTGCCGACCTCGGCAGGCCGCGCGATCTCGGCAAGGTGTTCGACACGGTCGAATATGCGAAGTGGAAGTCGTTCCGCGACGCCGAAGATTCGCGCTATGTCGGTCTCACGCTGCCGCGTTTTCTGGGCCGCCTGCCGTTCAATCCGAAAGACGGCGCCACGGCGGAGGGTTTCAACTTCGTCGAAGACGTGGACGGCACGGATCACAGCAAATACCTGTGGTGTAACGCGGCGTGGGCATTCGCCGCACGCCTCACGGCGGCCTTCGACGACTTCGGCTGGTGCGCGGCGATTCGCGGCGTGGAAGGTGGCGGTCTGGTGGAAGATCTGCCCACCCACACCTTCAAGACCGACGACGGCGAAGTCGCGCTGAAATGCCCGACCGAAATCGCGATTACCGATCGCCGCGAGAAGGAGTTGAGCGACCTCGGTTTCATTCCGCTCGTGCACTGCAAGAACTCGGACTATGCGGCGTTCTTTGCCGCGCAATCGGTGCAGAAGCCCAAGAAATACAGCACCGACAGCGCCAATGCGAACGCAGTCCTGTCCGCGCAATTGCAGTACATCTTCTCGGTGTCGCGTGTCGCGCACTACCTGAAGGCAATGATGCGCGACAAGATCGGCAGCTTTGCATCGGCGCAAAACGTCGAAGTATTCCTGAACCGTTGGATCTCGCAGTACGTGCTGCTCGACGACAACGCGACGCAGGAGCAGAAGGCGCAGTTCCCGTTGCGCGAGGCATCGATACAGGTGTCGGAGATTCCGGGCAAGCCGGGTGCGTACCGTTCGGTTGCATTCCTGCGTCCGCATTTCCAGTTGGATGAGCTGTCGATTTCTTTGCGGCTCGTCGCCGACCTGCCGAAACCGGCCAATTCATAA
- the tssB gene encoding type VI secretion system contractile sheath small subunit → MAKKESIQKRLQKVRPPRVQLTYEVERGDAIEVKELPFVVGVVADLAGQSEVEQPKLRDRKFVNIDRDNFDDVMKAIEPRAAFQVENRLSEAGGKFAVDLRFRSMADFNPDEVVAQIEPLRRLLEARSKLADLRNKLAGNDKLEDLLSEVLNNTQQLQTLAKDQGNAADQHGGAPDHDKQGE, encoded by the coding sequence ATGGCGAAGAAAGAAAGCATTCAAAAACGCTTGCAAAAAGTGCGGCCGCCCCGCGTCCAATTGACCTATGAGGTCGAGCGCGGCGATGCGATCGAGGTGAAGGAGCTGCCGTTCGTCGTCGGCGTGGTCGCCGATCTGGCGGGGCAGTCCGAAGTCGAGCAGCCAAAGCTGCGCGATCGCAAGTTCGTCAACATCGATCGCGATAACTTCGACGACGTGATGAAAGCGATCGAACCGCGCGCCGCGTTCCAGGTGGAAAACCGCCTGAGCGAAGCCGGCGGCAAATTCGCGGTCGATCTGCGCTTCAGGTCGATGGCCGATTTCAATCCGGACGAAGTGGTTGCGCAAATCGAACCGCTGCGGCGCCTGCTCGAAGCGCGCTCGAAGCTCGCCGATCTGCGCAACAAGCTGGCCGGCAACGACAAGCTCGAAGACCTGCTGAGCGAAGTGCTCAACAACACGCAGCAGTTGCAAACCCTGGCGAAAGATCAGGGCAACGCGGCGGACCAGCACGGCGGCGCGCCGGACCACGACAAGCAGGGCGAATAA
- a CDS encoding tetratricopeptide repeat protein: MNERLLVKLSGVVLACGVMAGCATQGNNVATTPEAFNKQLADADTVAKGGDQDRAIALYQQLSKSDPTREEPWSRIAQIQFTQGHYGQAIVAAQEALQRDQTDRQAKSVLAVAGLRVATQSLGELRQDASLAGDAKSDAQALAKQLRDTLGEATLFPPDPSDKPVVKKKRVIRHTAKSKAVDTPDASTSAAPAAATPAAPAAPAAPAAPAKAAQSGGASDPFSALR, encoded by the coding sequence ATGAATGAGCGTCTGTTAGTAAAACTATCTGGGGTTGTGTTGGCATGCGGCGTGATGGCCGGTTGCGCGACACAGGGTAACAATGTCGCGACCACACCGGAGGCTTTTAATAAGCAACTCGCGGATGCCGATACCGTCGCAAAGGGCGGCGATCAGGATCGCGCTATCGCGCTTTATCAGCAGCTTTCCAAATCCGACCCGACGCGTGAAGAACCGTGGTCGCGTATTGCGCAGATCCAGTTCACGCAAGGTCATTACGGTCAGGCAATCGTGGCCGCGCAGGAAGCGCTGCAACGCGACCAGACCGATCGTCAGGCCAAGAGCGTGCTGGCCGTGGCCGGCCTGCGCGTCGCCACGCAATCGCTCGGCGAATTGCGTCAGGACGCATCGCTCGCGGGCGATGCGAAGTCGGACGCGCAAGCGCTCGCCAAGCAATTGCGCGACACGCTCGGCGAAGCCACGTTGTTCCCGCCTGATCCGAGCGACAAGCCCGTGGTGAAGAAGAAGCGCGTCATTCGTCACACCGCGAAGAGCAAAGCCGTGGATACGCCGGACGCCAGCACGAGTGCCGCGCCGGCTGCCGCCACGCCGGCTGCTCCCGCAGCGCCGGCGGCGCCTGCCGCACCCGCCAAAGCCGCGCAAAGCGGCGGCGCGTCCGATCCGTTCAGCGCGCTGCGCTGA
- the tssJ gene encoding type VI secretion system lipoprotein TssJ translates to MNSRLIRYASQLIANAAACALLGGCAAGVTVLGAAANAALQASGLGKPDLPDAQKPPRNVGLTLYAAPNLNAANDKRPLALVVRLYVLKDPTSFQQAPFDAFTDPAREKTTLGGDLLGVRELTLIPGQRYVVTEKVSREAQAFGIVALFRDPAMQRWKFAFDPAKSEKSGIMIGLHNCAMTVTNGTVIPPEQGLPAQPLNMLSSVSCG, encoded by the coding sequence ATGAATTCGCGTCTTATTCGCTATGCATCGCAATTGATTGCCAATGCCGCCGCGTGCGCGCTGCTGGGCGGCTGCGCGGCCGGTGTCACGGTGCTCGGAGCGGCTGCCAACGCGGCTTTGCAGGCAAGCGGCCTCGGCAAACCGGACCTGCCGGACGCCCAGAAGCCGCCACGCAATGTCGGCCTCACCTTATATGCGGCGCCGAATCTGAATGCGGCGAACGACAAACGTCCATTAGCGCTGGTAGTGCGGCTATATGTCCTGAAAGACCCGACCTCATTCCAGCAGGCGCCATTCGACGCCTTTACCGATCCAGCGAGGGAAAAAACTACCTTGGGCGGCGATTTGCTGGGTGTGCGCGAACTCACGCTAATCCCGGGCCAGCGCTACGTTGTTACCGAAAAAGTCTCGCGTGAAGCGCAGGCATTCGGTATCGTCGCGTTATTCCGCGATCCGGCCATGCAACGCTGGAAATTCGCCTTCGACCCGGCGAAGTCGGAGAAATCCGGCATAATGATCGGCCTGCATAACTGTGCAATGACGGTGACCAACGGCACTGTGATCCCGCCAGAACAGGGATTGCCCGCACAACCGCTGAATATGCTTTCTTCGGTGAGTTGCGGATAA